The genomic DNA GGGAAGAGTTCTACTGGGCTCGCACAGCGACGGCTTTTAGGACCGGCCGGATTTCAGTGAGGAAGCGGCGCCCGCAAGATGTAGGGCGCACAGGCTGTCCTGGGCGAACGGACCGCCATTGGCGAGCAACTGCTGGGAGGGCTGGCCCGACGGCTTGTAGGTTAGGCATCAGCGGGCTCGGGGTGCCGTACAGCCCGCTTCGCCGCCTGCTCCACCTCATGCCGCGACATGGTCACGTCCTCGCGTGTCGCGTATACGGTCACCGCAGCCTGGAAGTCTTCGGCCGCCGTACGCCACGCCTTCCACTGCGCCTCGTACTCCTCACCAACAAGGCCGGTGAGTTGTTGACGGGCGTCTTCGGAGGAACGTTCCAGCTTGATCAATTCGTCGGGGATGTCTGCCACAACCTGGATCTTAAGCCGTCGCCGGGACAGACCCGGGGATGCGGCTCGGGGAGCGGCACGGTCTACAGGCGCAGGGACGAAGGCAGGTGGCAACAGGAGGGTGGATGTAGGTCGACCACCGACTTGGTTGACGTCTGGGCTCAGCGCAATGTTTCGATGGCCTTCACGATCAGAGCGCGAGCGTCCGCGCCGTACACGGCCATGCTGCGCAACTGCTCGAACGCTTTCACGTACAGGGCGATCTCGGATGGCTGGGTGACGTTCACCTCGGCAGAGAGCAGCTCAACGGACACGAGCGTGTCGTCGTGCACGTCGAACGTCTCTTGCGGCCACAGGGCGCGCTCGCGCGTCGACGTCGGGATGATGCCGAACGACACTGGCGGGAGCGCGCCGGCGGTGAGTAGGTAGCCCAGCTGGGCAGCCATCGCGTCCGCGTCGCCAAGCTGGTAGTAGAGCACCGCCTCCTCGATGACGAACACGAACCGGTGCCCCGGCTCGTGAATGACCTGGGAGCGCTGCACGCGCGCAGCGGCGGCTTCCGCTCCGTCGTTGGGGACGTCGAGGAAGCGGGCGTTGAGGCTCAGTAGGGCCTTCGCGTATCCCTCGGTCTGGAGCAGTCCGGGGATGAGTACCGGGGAGTAGACGCGCAGCAGTTCGGTAGACCGGTACAGCTCGACGTAGCTGTCCTGCAGCTTTTTGAGACCGGAGCGGACGCGCTGGCGCCACTCGCGGTACAGGGATTCCGCGTGCTGGGAGGCGGCGATCAGGTCTGGTGCCTGATCTGTGGCATCGGTGGCCCGGCACCAGAGCCGGATGTCCGTGGGTGAGGGCGGTGTGCGAGCGTTCTCGATTCGGGACGTCTTGGCGTGGTGCCAGTTACAACGCAAGGCCAGCTCAGTGACCGTCAGGCCGGCGTTTCTCCTCAGGTCGCGCAGCTGCCGCGCCACGTTTTCACGCGCGGTCTGGGCCGAGGATGACGGGGAGATGGGCATGAGCTGGTCGCGGTGCCTTCTGTCAGTGGATCTTGTACTGGTCGTGTGGGATGGCGCGTGCCCAAACGGCCTCGAACGCGTTGGCGCATTGCTTGACGATGCCCGGCTCCGTCCGCAGTTCCATGTCTGGGTCGGCCCATTCGCCGTTGCCGGTGAAGTGGTTGAACAGGACTTGCGTCCCGTCGAAGATCCACAGGTCTGCACCCGGCAGCATTAGATCGGCAGCCCGCGGGCGAGGTAGCCACCGCACTTGCTCACCCGCCGCTACGTTGACTGCGGTTGCGGCGTGCTCGTATCGGATGTAGTCGGTGACCGGCTCGGACACGATGCGAGCGCGGCGCACGACGACGCCTCGGGTGACTGCTCGGGAGATCATGTCGACCCAGGGCGCCCAGTACTCCGAGTCGGGATCTGCGTCCCGTTGGCCGGTGCGCAGCCAGGTGTTGTAGTCGTCGACCTCGTCGCCGACGGCGTACTGGTCGCGCATTTCGAGGTGCACGGCGGAGCGCTGCGCAGCTTCGAAGAGGTCGTCAAAGCTGGGCACGTTCTGCGGCATCGCAGGCCTCCCTCAGGATCGGGACCAGGCGGGCGGGGATACGGATCACCGTCTCGTGGTCGGGGATTCCCTTCGCGTGCCCGGGGGCGGTGCGGTCCGCGCATTGGGCTCGTGTTGCCTCGTCTGCCGTGTAGCTCTGGATCACGATGTCCTGCGTCTCCTGGTCCACCCAGGCTGTGGGTGACCCGTTCTTGCCGGTGTCAGGGTCGATTCCGATGAACTGTAGGTCCATGGCTGTCTCCACCGTTGAGGTTGTGCGCTGATGTGCGCCAACGTCTCCCCTGAAGGGATGTGTCGTCAAGAGCACGATCCGGCCTCACTCCTCCCTGAAGACGTGTGTGCACATCGGTGCACATTGCTGGCGCTGGCGTCCATCGCACTCCTAGCTTCAAGAGGCACGACGAGACCCGGCGACCTTGCGAACGGCCCCGGGCGTGGCCGACTGGGCAGGGGTCGACATGGCGAACCGCACCACCGCAGCATCCGAAGGTACTGAGCGCCGGCAAGCCGATCGCCCTGACGTCATCGTCATGCGCGAGACCGTGCAGATTCTGCTGGACCCCGACGCCGTGGCGCTGCCTCCAACGGCTGGTGAGCTGGAGACGCTGACGCGGATGATTCGGGGTCACCTGGAGCTGCTTATCCCCGAGGTCGAGCAGTCCGTCAGGCGGTTGAGGAAGGACAGCATCCCCCGGTACTGCGCGCTTGCCTGTGTCGGTGAGGCGCGGGGAAAGCTCCGTGCCGAGCCGATCCGCAGATTCGGCGTAGAAGTCGGCTATGCCCGACGCCTGGCACGCACTTTGAACGCTTTGTGTGACCACTATGAGAACCTCGGTGCGCGCTCGTGACCGCGGCCATCGACGACCCTTCGATGCGCTCCGCCGAGTGCGCGGTGGCTTCCCTGGACGGATACCAGGAACTGCACCACGACTGCCGTCAGACCAAGGACATCCCGCTACCCCACGGGGGCGGCCTGGTCCTGGTACGACGCTGCACCTGTCCCTGCCACACACAGATGGCGGGTGCGTCATGACCCTGCGCTTCTGCCGCTACTGCGACGAGCCGATCACCGATCCTGACGACGCAGTTCACCTCTGGCACGAGGAGAGCATGAGCGGACCGGGGCGGGACGTGTGGGCACACCGCGAGCACGCCAGCCTCGTCGAGCCGGACACCGCTCTGGTGCGCATTCTGGCGCGCGTACTGATCGCGGAGCGGAGGAGGTCCTGATGCAGAACCACTCCGATGACACGACTCTGCCAACGGTCACGCCATTCGCGATCGTCCACATCAGTCATTGATGTCAGAACGTCGTGCACTTTTCGCTGGTCAAGTCACCATTGGCAGAAGGCCACTGCGGCATCATCCCCGGACTTGTATCGCGGCCACCGGCGCCCAGTGGGGTCCGTGGCCTCAACCCTGCGTACGGTGTCGATCAGTTCACGGGGACCCCCGGCCCGGAGCGTGGCGAACGCTTCCGACCAGGTAGCCATCTCGTACTCGCTCACGAGCCTTGATACGCCATCAGACATCACGGCGGCAGCGTGCACTTCTCCGAGCGATGCCGTGCCGGTCAGGGTGTGCTCTGCGGCTTCTGCATCCGCCGCAGCCACCCAATACCCCTCTGCGGTGTTGCGTACTTGCCGCTGCGCGAGCACAAGGCGTTGCACGGCCTCCCTGTGCTCTGAGGTATGAGTCTCATGCTGCTCAACCTCAGCTCTCATCTCGGGGAGGATGTCGTCCACCCGGAGATCAGTGATCACCGAGTAGCCATGCGGCCCCTCGAACACGATGGGAGAGTCCGCGAGGACGAGATGGTCCAGGACGCCGTCTCGATGCCGCAGGACCGCGACCGTGGCGGACGGCGTCCCCGGATTCTTGAGATCGCACTCGGGATGCAGTCCTGCAACACGTTCGAGAGCTTCCGCCAAACCGTCTGAGAGTTGGCAGTCCGGGTCTGCGAGGGCCGCAAGAAGCTGACCGCCGAGGTGCGCGACGTACCACGGGACGCCGTGCCGGCATCCCGTGCTGAGGCCTGCCGTACTGAGTCCGTCCAGCACGACAGCGAGCGTGGGTGTTCCTGCCACCCAGTCCTCATTGGGGTTGGCTCCCCCCGGTTGTGTGTCCATACAGACGCGCATGATCATCCCTCGTGTCGGTACAGCGGGGTGACGCGGCGGCTCTCCAGTACGTCGAGCGTCTTGGGGTCGTAGCGACAGGAAATGAGCGTCGAGAACCGGCGGGTGCGAACTTCTCGGTACAGCTCAGCGAGGTTGTTCTCCAAGTAGTGCACGACCCCGTTGGCGCCTATGGCGTGGATTCCGGCGATGTACAAGAACGTGCCACGGCCGTCCAGTCGGGGGAGTCGGCCCAGGTAGCCGAAGTCGCCGGCCGTGCCGTCCTCATCCATCGGCGATCGGTACTCCTTGCCGGCCTTCTGGTCCACCAGGTGCCAGGCTCGGTCTTTCTCAAAGCGCAGGTTGTCGTCCCCTTCGAGCACCTGGGCAACGATGGGCGACAGTCGCGGTCCACAGACGACCACGTGGTTGTCACGGTTGAGGTTGACGATTCCCGTCGTCGGGATCACCTCGTACTCGGCCTCAAGCTTCATCCCGCCCAGCAGCTTGCGCAGGTGGTCGAAGTTCTTGAGGTCTTCCCTGGTCACGACCTCACTCGGGTTCTGGTCAGGGCCCTTGCCTGCCTCGGGCTTGCCACCGAGCGACACGGTCACCAGGTTTGTGCCGAAGAACGCGCGCTCCGG from Streptomyces sp. NBC_01478 includes the following:
- a CDS encoding DUF6415 family natural product biosynthesis protein, with the protein product MANRTTAASEGTERRQADRPDVIVMRETVQILLDPDAVALPPTAGELETLTRMIRGHLELLIPEVEQSVRRLRKDSIPRYCALACVGEARGKLRAEPIRRFGVEVGYARRLARTLNALCDHYENLGARS
- a CDS encoding DUF6879 family protein, whose protein sequence is MPQNVPSFDDLFEAAQRSAVHLEMRDQYAVGDEVDDYNTWLRTGQRDADPDSEYWAPWVDMISRAVTRGVVVRRARIVSEPVTDYIRYEHAATAVNVAAGEQVRWLPRPRAADLMLPGADLWIFDGTQVLFNHFTGNGEWADPDMELRTEPGIVKQCANAFEAVWARAIPHDQYKIH
- a CDS encoding helix-turn-helix domain-containing protein, producing the protein MPISPSSSAQTARENVARQLRDLRRNAGLTVTELALRCNWHHAKTSRIENARTPPSPTDIRLWCRATDATDQAPDLIAASQHAESLYREWRQRVRSGLKKLQDSYVELYRSTELLRVYSPVLIPGLLQTEGYAKALLSLNARFLDVPNDGAEAAAARVQRSQVIHEPGHRFVFVIEEAVLYYQLGDADAMAAQLGYLLTAGALPPVSFGIIPTSTRERALWPQETFDVHDDTLVSVELLSAEVNVTQPSEIALYVKAFEQLRSMAVYGADARALIVKAIETLR
- a CDS encoding sigma factor-like helix-turn-helix DNA-binding protein, producing the protein MHDDMKRVSEIAAPVDRAKAATDLMATYQGWVLELSRIRREAIEEAQASGMTQTEIATQLGVSRGRVGQLASAGPPPERAFFGTNLVTVSLGGKPEAGKGPDQNPSEVVTREDLKNFDHLRKLLGGMKLEAEYEVIPTTGIVNLNRDNHVVVCGPRLSPIVAQVLEGDDNLRFEKDRAWHLVDQKAGKEYRSPMDEDGTAGDFGYLGRLPRLDGRGTFLYIAGIHAIGANGVVHYLENNLAELYREVRTRRFSTLISCRYDPKTLDVLESRRVTPLYRHEG